In one Tachysurus fulvidraco isolate hzauxx_2018 chromosome 16, HZAU_PFXX_2.0, whole genome shotgun sequence genomic region, the following are encoded:
- the LOC125139076 gene encoding involucrin-like, giving the protein MEQTGTTEGEMEQTGTTEGEMEQTGTREGEMEQTGTTEGEMEQTGTTEGEMEQTSTTEGEMEQTGTTEGEMEQTGTTEGEMEQTGTTEGEMEQTGTTEGEMEQTGTTEGRMEQMSTSEGQELYAG; this is encoded by the exons atggagcaaacgggcactacagagggggagatggagcagacgggCACTACAGAGGGGGAAATGGAGCAGACGGGCACTAGagagggggagatggagcagacgggcactacagagggggagatggagcagacgggcactacagagggggagatggagcagacgagcactacagagggggagatggagcagacgggcactacagagggggagatggagcagacgggcactacagagggggagatggagcagacgggcactacagagggggagatggagcagacgggcactacagagggggagatggagcagacgggCACTACAGAGGGGAGGATGGAGCAGATGAGTACCTCGGAGGGTCAAG AGCTTTATGCAGGTTAG
- the LOC125139074 gene encoding tubulin alpha-1B chain-like — translation MPSDKSIGGGDDSFNTFFSETGAGKHVPRAVFVDLEPTVIDEVRTGIYRQLFHPEQLITGKEDAANNYARGHYTIAKELIDLVLDRCRKLADQCTGLQGFLVFHSFGGGTGSGFTSLLLERLSVDYGKKSKLEFSIYPAPQVSTAVVELYNSILTTHTTLEHSDCAFMVDNEAIYDICRRNLDIERPTYTNLNRLISQIVSSITASLRFDGALNVDLTEFQTNLVPYPRIHFPLATYAPVISAEKAYHEQLSVAEITNACFEPANQMVKCDPRHGKYMACCLLYRGDVVPKDVNAAIGNIKTKRSIQFVDWCPTGFKVGINYQPPTVVPGGDLAKVQRAVCMLSNTTAIAEAWARLDHKFDLMYAKRAFVHWYVGEGMEEGEFSEAREDTAALEKDYEEVGVDSIEGEGEEGEEY, via the exons ATGCCCAGCGATAAATCCATCGGAGGTGGAGATGATTCCTTCAACACTTTCTTTAGTGAGACTGGAGCTGGAAAACACGTCCCCAGGGCTGTgtttgtggatctggagcctactGTCATAG aTGAGGTGCGTACTGGAATATACCGCCAGCTGTTTCACCCTGAGCAGCTCATCACAGGAAAGGAGGACGCTGCTAACAACTATGCTCGTGGTCACTACACCATTGCCAAGGAGCTGATTGACCTGGTACTGGACAGGTGCCGGAAACTG GCTGATCAGTGTACAGGGCTCCAGGGTTTCCTGGTCTTCCACAGCTTCGGTGGAGGAACCGGTTCTGGTTTCACCTCCTTGCTGTTGGAACGCCTGTCTGTTGACTACGGTAAGAAGTCTAAGCTGGAGTTCTCCATCTACCCAGCTCCCCAGGTGTCTACAGCTGTGGTGGAGCTCTACAACTCCATcctgacaacacacaccaccctaGAGCACTCCGACTGTGCCTTTATGGTAGACAATGAAGCCATCTATGATATTTGCCGTAGGAACCTAGATATTGAGCGTCCTACTTACACCAATCTCAATAGGCTTATTAGCCAGATTGTGTCCTCAATCACTGCATCTCTCCGTTTCGATGGTGCCCTCAATGTCGATCTTACTGAATTCCAGACCAACTTGGTGCCCTACCCCCGTATTCATTTCCCACTGGCCACCTATGCTCCAGTAATCTCTGCAGAGAAGGCTTACCACGAGCAGCTCTCTGTGGCCGAAATCACAAACGCCTGCTTTGAGCCTGCCAATCAGATGGTAAAATGTGACCCACGTCACGGCAAGTACATGGCCTGCTGCCTGCTGTACCGTGGCGATGTGGTGCCCAAAGATGTGAATGCTGCTATCGGCAACATAAAGACAAAGCGCAGCATCCAGTTTGTGGACTGGTGTCCCACTGGGTTCAAGGTGGGCATCAACTACCAGCCCCCCACTGTAGTTCCAGGTGGAGACCTGGCCAAGGTGCAGAGGGCCGTCTGCATGCTGAGCAACACCACGGCCATTGCCGAGGCCTGGGCCCGTCTCGATCACAAGTTTGATCTGATGTACGCCAAGCGTGCCTTCGTGCACTGGTATGTGGGCGAGGGTATGGAAGAGGGCGAGTTCTCTGAGGCCAGAGAGGACACGGCTGCCCTGGAGAAGGATTATGAAGAAGTTGGTGTTGACTCCATTGAAGGTGAGggagaagagggagaggagTATTAA